In Stigmatella aurantiaca, one DNA window encodes the following:
- a CDS encoding SGNH/GDSL hydrolase family protein, producing the protein MFLRLNVRDVSLACAFAASVVSGSTFASTINQNTSWTITRSGSSSTYRVVAYGDSIFAGYNGSLFNVARRASPYTSGEYLAHKWNANVEVVRRTKSGARADDIYNNKIISERSYMQDAKTRVVMFEMCGNDYLQARSAFSEQTGTCSYSGLDTALANCTTYMERGMQAINQYATSAKSKIIMNIYYPGYNADNVQTACTDASTGTKVNRQQKFLPYLAKSNWRACNLAEKYGFKCADAFAEMMGSDYDSNGDGLNDVDGLRYKSGESEAAYVTRITTTLRSTLRDANTHYANSSTSFDYIQSDNTHPTYFKSTIGTGSGSGASDFADSAISGGKQAEWNKWGHEKSGWSISTYNPATP; encoded by the coding sequence ATGTTCCTTCGTCTCAACGTGCGTGATGTGTCCCTGGCGTGTGCGTTCGCGGCCAGCGTGGTGAGCGGTTCCACGTTCGCGAGCACCATCAATCAGAACACCTCGTGGACCATCACGCGCAGCGGCTCCTCCAGCACCTACCGGGTGGTGGCTTACGGCGACTCCATCTTCGCGGGCTACAACGGGAGCCTGTTCAACGTGGCCCGCCGCGCCTCGCCCTATACCAGCGGCGAGTACCTGGCCCACAAGTGGAACGCCAACGTGGAAGTGGTCCGCCGCACCAAGTCCGGCGCCAGGGCCGACGACATCTACAACAACAAGATCATCTCCGAGCGCTCGTACATGCAGGACGCGAAGACGCGCGTCGTGATGTTCGAGATGTGTGGCAATGACTACCTGCAGGCCCGCAGCGCGTTCTCCGAGCAGACGGGGACCTGTAGCTACAGCGGGCTGGACACGGCGCTGGCCAACTGCACCACGTACATGGAGCGGGGCATGCAGGCCATCAACCAGTACGCCACCTCCGCCAAGTCCAAGATCATCATGAACATCTACTACCCGGGCTACAACGCGGACAACGTGCAGACGGCCTGCACGGATGCGTCCACCGGGACGAAGGTGAACCGCCAGCAGAAGTTCCTGCCCTATCTGGCCAAGAGCAACTGGCGCGCGTGCAACCTGGCCGAGAAGTATGGCTTCAAGTGCGCGGACGCCTTCGCCGAGATGATGGGCTCGGACTACGACTCCAACGGCGACGGCCTGAACGACGTGGACGGGCTGCGCTACAAGAGCGGTGAGTCCGAGGCCGCCTACGTCACCCGCATCACCACCACCCTGCGCTCGACGCTCCGCGACGCCAACACGCACTACGCCAACAGCAGCACGAGCTTCGACTACATCCAGTCGGACAACACGCACCCCACCTACTTCAAGTCCACCATCGGCACGGGCTCGGGCTCGGGCGCCTCGGACTTCGCTGACAGCGCCATCTCCGGCGGCAAGCAGGCCGAGTGGAACAAGTGGGGCCACGAGAAGTCTGGCTGGTCCATCTCCACGTACAACCCGGCCACGCCGTAG
- a CDS encoding SGNH/GDSL hydrolase family protein, which translates to MSLRLNVRDVSLACVTAASLVGSSAFASTINQNTSWTIKRTNATSTYRVVAYGDSIFAGYNGGLFSVARRASPYTSGEYLAHQWNANVEVVRRTKSGAKADDIYNNKIIGDRSYMQDAKTRVVMFEMCGNDYLQARSAFSEQTGTCNYSGLDTALANCTTYMEKGMQAINQYATSAKSKIIMNIYYPGYDADNVQTACTDAATGTAVNRQQKFLPYLAKSNWRTCNLAEKYGFKCADAFAEMMGSEYDSNGDGLNDVDGLRYKSGESEAAYVNRITTALRSTIRDANTHYVNSSTSFDYIQSDNTHPTYFNSSTISVNIFSGSGSGSGASDFADSAVSGGKQAEWNKTGHEKSGWSISTYNPVAP; encoded by the coding sequence ATGTCTCTTCGTCTCAACGTGCGTGATGTGTCCCTGGCCTGCGTGACCGCGGCCTCTCTGGTGGGCAGCTCCGCGTTCGCGAGCACCATCAATCAGAACACCTCGTGGACCATCAAGCGCACCAACGCCACCAGCACCTACCGGGTGGTGGCTTACGGCGACTCCATCTTCGCGGGCTACAACGGTGGCCTGTTCAGCGTGGCCCGCCGCGCCTCGCCCTACACCAGCGGCGAGTACCTGGCCCATCAGTGGAACGCCAACGTGGAAGTGGTCCGCCGCACCAAGTCCGGTGCCAAGGCCGATGACATCTACAACAACAAGATCATTGGAGATCGCTCGTACATGCAGGACGCGAAGACCCGCGTCGTGATGTTCGAGATGTGTGGCAATGACTACTTGCAGGCCCGCAGCGCATTCTCCGAGCAGACCGGCACGTGTAACTACAGCGGGCTGGACACGGCGTTGGCCAACTGCACCACGTACATGGAGAAGGGCATGCAGGCCATCAACCAGTACGCCACCTCCGCCAAGTCCAAGATCATCATGAACATCTACTACCCGGGCTACGACGCGGACAACGTGCAGACGGCCTGCACGGACGCGGCCACCGGGACGGCGGTGAACCGCCAGCAGAAGTTCCTGCCCTATCTGGCCAAGAGCAACTGGCGCACCTGCAACCTGGCCGAGAAGTACGGCTTCAAGTGCGCCGATGCCTTCGCCGAGATGATGGGCTCGGAGTATGACTCCAACGGCGACGGCCTGAACGACGTGGACGGGCTGCGCTACAAGAGCGGCGAGTCCGAGGCGGCCTACGTCAACCGGATCACCACCGCCCTGCGCTCGACGATCCGCGACGCCAACACGCACTACGTCAACAGCAGCACGAGCTTCGACTACATCCAGTCGGACAACACGCACCCCACCTACTTCAACTCCTCCACCATCAGCGTGAACATCTTCTCGGGCAGCGGCTCGGGCTCGGGCGCCTCGGATTTCGCCGACAGCGCCGTCTCCGGCGGCAAGCAGGCCGAGTGGAACAAGACGGGCCACGAGAAGTCCGGCTGGTCCATCTCCACGTACAACCCGGTGGCCCCGTAG
- the lnt gene encoding apolipoprotein N-acyltransferase: MSAAPSLARRSGEMLLGAVAVAWMVRVYGRMEPAWVGLCFVALVPWLAVLDRLRTAAQALVAGLVLSAVFTGVVLGWFADSLRAYAQSSNAWAYWLVLLLCSPVLQPQFITAALARHLARRAAPPGAFLRVGLTAALVYVGTEWAWPKLLADTLGHGLYASVWWRQSADLAGAHGLTFLLILINECVLAALRAFAARGWKWPGFTALRAPLGVAGALLAALTGYGALRYQQVSAQTGSGPELTVGVVQANITNYGQLAAELGTFDALRMILDTHYALSDALMKDARPDLLVWPETVYPTTFRSPKSQEGEAFDNELAAFVGERQMPLIFGAYELDQEREFNAAMFLGPVGREEERRLGFASYRKTLLFPLTEWIPDLVDTPSLRGFLPWLGTWKRGPGPRTVDFPLRGGRVLKVAPLICYEAIFPAYVAQAVGKGAELIVTLSNDSWFGTSAGPKLHLTLAAFRSIETRLPQVRATNSGISAFITPTGDILRETGVGQRAGVLMRVPFTGHLGTLMVAWGDWFGPTALLVGVVLLAQVMLHSSKRHSQR; this comes from the coding sequence ATGAGCGCGGCGCCGTCCCTGGCGCGCCGGTCCGGGGAGATGCTCCTCGGGGCCGTGGCGGTCGCGTGGATGGTCCGGGTGTATGGGCGGATGGAGCCAGCCTGGGTGGGGCTGTGCTTCGTGGCGCTGGTGCCCTGGCTGGCCGTGCTCGACCGGCTTCGCACGGCCGCGCAGGCGCTCGTGGCGGGGCTGGTGCTCAGCGCCGTCTTCACCGGAGTGGTGCTGGGGTGGTTCGCGGATTCTCTGCGCGCGTACGCCCAATCCTCTAACGCGTGGGCCTACTGGCTCGTGTTGCTGCTGTGCTCCCCGGTGCTTCAGCCGCAGTTCATCACCGCTGCCCTGGCCCGGCACCTGGCGCGGCGGGCCGCCCCTCCGGGGGCGTTCCTGCGCGTGGGGCTGACGGCGGCCCTGGTCTATGTCGGCACCGAGTGGGCCTGGCCCAAGCTGCTCGCGGACACGCTGGGCCATGGCCTGTATGCCTCCGTCTGGTGGCGGCAGAGCGCGGACCTTGCCGGGGCGCATGGGCTGACCTTCCTGCTCATCCTCATCAATGAGTGCGTGCTCGCGGCGCTGCGCGCCTTCGCGGCCCGGGGCTGGAAGTGGCCCGGCTTCACGGCCCTGCGCGCCCCTCTGGGGGTGGCGGGGGCCCTGCTGGCGGCGCTCACGGGGTATGGCGCGCTCCGGTACCAGCAGGTGAGCGCGCAGACCGGGTCCGGCCCGGAGCTGACCGTGGGCGTGGTGCAGGCCAACATCACCAACTACGGCCAGCTCGCGGCGGAGCTGGGGACGTTCGATGCGCTCCGGATGATCCTCGACACGCACTACGCGCTGTCCGATGCGCTGATGAAGGACGCCCGGCCGGATCTGCTCGTCTGGCCGGAGACGGTGTACCCGACGACGTTCCGCTCGCCGAAGAGCCAGGAGGGCGAGGCGTTCGACAACGAGCTGGCCGCCTTCGTGGGCGAGCGCCAGATGCCGCTCATCTTCGGCGCCTATGAGCTGGACCAGGAGCGTGAGTTCAACGCGGCGATGTTCCTGGGGCCCGTGGGCCGCGAGGAGGAGCGCCGCCTGGGGTTCGCCTCGTACCGCAAGACGCTGCTGTTCCCGCTGACGGAGTGGATCCCCGACCTGGTGGACACCCCTTCGCTCCGGGGCTTTCTGCCCTGGCTGGGCACCTGGAAGCGGGGGCCCGGCCCGCGCACGGTGGACTTCCCGTTGCGCGGGGGGCGGGTGCTCAAGGTGGCGCCGCTCATCTGCTACGAGGCCATCTTCCCGGCCTACGTGGCACAGGCGGTGGGGAAGGGCGCGGAGCTCATCGTGACGCTCTCGAATGACTCCTGGTTTGGAACGAGCGCCGGGCCGAAGCTGCACCTGACGTTGGCGGCGTTCCGGAGCATCGAGACGCGGCTGCCCCAGGTGCGGGCCACCAACTCGGGCATCTCCGCGTTCATCACCCCCACCGGCGACATCCTCCGGGAAACGGGCGTGGGTCAGCGCGCCGGGGTGTTGATGCGGGTGCCTTTCACCGGGCACCTCGGCACGCTGATGGTGGCGTGGGGGGACTGGTTTGGCCCCACGGCATTATTGGTAGGCGTAGTGTTGTTGGCTCAGGTAATGCTTCACTCAAGTAAACGGCATTCCCAACGATGA